One Lentisphaera araneosa HTCC2155 genomic region harbors:
- a CDS encoding RNA polymerase sigma factor produces the protein MVQAEEIEALMAQLERPLVAYGFSLCSDLEQARDAAQNAFIKYLRFCTDKDEKIEKPKAWLFRVVYNQIMDELRKEKLKRKYESEVKHQQEVHDVHTPSRELEMKTMKANLKEEVDKLNELEQRVFQLRVYREYSYQLIAEEMDIKVSHVGVILHRTLRKISGQLKSEMSEVLK, from the coding sequence ATGGTGCAAGCCGAAGAAATAGAAGCTTTAATGGCGCAGTTGGAACGTCCCCTCGTTGCCTATGGCTTTTCACTCTGCAGTGATTTAGAGCAGGCGCGTGATGCAGCACAAAATGCCTTTATAAAGTACTTGCGTTTCTGTACCGATAAGGACGAGAAAATCGAGAAGCCAAAAGCCTGGTTATTTCGCGTCGTTTACAATCAAATCATGGATGAACTTCGTAAAGAGAAACTCAAACGAAAATATGAAAGCGAAGTCAAACATCAGCAAGAAGTTCACGATGTGCACACGCCCTCACGGGAATTAGAGATGAAGACAATGAAAGCCAATTTGAAAGAAGAAGTTGATAAGTTGAATGAATTAGAACAGCGAGTTTTTCAACTGCGTGTGTATCGCGAATATAGCTACCAATTAATTGCCGAGGAAATGGATATAAAAGTCAGTCACGTGGGAGTGATCTTACATAGGACCTTGAGGAAAATTTCGGGTCAACTTAAATCGGAAATGAGCGAGGTGCTCAAATGA